A region from the Aegilops tauschii subsp. strangulata cultivar AL8/78 chromosome 5, Aet v6.0, whole genome shotgun sequence genome encodes:
- the LOC141022398 gene encoding uncharacterized protein, producing MHTVVIRSLRLACRCRAGDRVRSAHIEGGRALVRALQDGQAGGQPLVHLLVGGQGLRVLRLQPGHRYCLLGQLSKEVGWNYTDTIRMFGMAEKEMEYQVELFNRRIWG from the exons ATGCATACTGTTGTGATCCGTAGCTTACGCCTTGCCTGCAGGTGTCGTGCTGGCGACCGGGTTCGGAGCGCTCATATCGAAGGTGGCCGAGCACTGGTACGAGCTCTACAAGATGGACAAGCAGGGGGCCAACCTCTGGTTCATCTACTGGTGGGAGGACAAGGTCTCAG GGTTCTGAGGCTGCAGCCTGGGCATAGGTACTGCCTCCTCGGCCAGCTCTCCAAGGAGGTCGGATGGAACTACACCGACACCATCAGG ATGTTCGGGATGGCGGAGAAGGAGATGGAGTACCAGGTCGAGCTTTTCAACCG GCGAATTTGGGGCTAA